A genome region from Babesia bigemina genome assembly Bbig001, chromosome : I includes the following:
- a CDS encoding coatamer beta subunit, putative, with translation MALGKVCSDSDAPCPIFLDLDGVSDRTLASIRTKLEDSNSAKKIAALEQTILHMLKGEDVSSLLMSIIRFVLPSNDHRLKKLVHLFFQIFDFCTADGTVREESILVCNALRNDLCSPNEYVRGSAMRLVSKLRHWNIVGPMLPAIVDNLKHPDPYVHRNALLCLSKIAERFGTECVLSSTEDTERLLLGNSGASVKAQAFNLLRLCDPSLAVQYLLGVEGTMLSFPARFHLEVLSSFFWLYSLDSRVHSLMMRVTLMLMENSPDNDVRMEGAHIICRMKSTPVEARRAAASALIKVLLDESDLNVKMLVIEKLNTLHARSSSLGDVPNVLEEHVMDLVRALSGSSRHITMGLLSLALRSVTRQNADALLQSFKKAFTTAEDIATYSQRQIAQYRITLIKAIHYTCGLYPERSGIVYDMLLGYLSHRHAETAEDCAMFFKQLTELLPQLREETIVKLLTFIDLIPHSSVLSVCFWVIGEYAGSEQLASHCCNKIYELLSPYPFVVATGSDSAAGSLDRAGTSGSIGLGDGQDDSGVATHTVVLQDGTYGAQLSDKKASTPTATTLRDMLVDTCDPLLYCSVAQCLLKLSFACNDTDCIAKATLVVANLVRLVGRPQYASVYSQRRLRTILKLCLGLLKERDKYRPLVQEYISASCRKWSPAQSSMPLEPKSDVDERISYSVLFGEVGEDEWSIEDESEVGGANPGDNYEIDKLLSTGNSIYKVRTKDADKRNLGAVHQFTSLMDALYIETTLNVITTRLYLTLYLRNTTEVILQNIRVELCANDRLEMSSSIPIITLGPGESRVLQVNFKLKRSLNDVIYGHVYFDKEKSGIQECLPFNPMSVCMYDYVQPSFISPSLFRTYWTEFEWEHKIQIHPSKADPLDLLRGLLQVTHMTVVCPAAPPTLKSAPGPAGQAEFLSKYMEYLKVQPELAALLGDTSFFALNLFCSTPHGEEALANLSVVKQKQGLYSGCFKIRSRTESVALSLGDRVSSLQRTFVI, from the exons ATGGCTCTCGGGAAGGTATGTTCGGACTCAGACGCGCCCTGTCCGATCTTCTTGGACCTGGACGGCGTGTCGGACCGGACGCTGGCGTCGATACGGACGAAGCTGGAGGACTCGAACAGCGCTAAGAAAATCGCGGCGCTCGAGCAAACCATTTTGC ATATGCTCAAAGGCGAGGATgtgtcgtcgctgctgaTGAGCATCATCCGGTTCGTGCTCCCGAGCAACGACCACCGCCTGAAGAAGCTGGTGCACCTGTTCTTCCAGATCTTCGACTTCTGCACGGCCGACGGCACCGTGCGCGAGGAGAGCATTCTTGTCTGCAACGCGCTGCGCAACGACCTGTGCTCCCCCAACGAATACGTGCGCGGTTCTGCGATGCGCCTGGTCTCGAAGCTGCGCCACTGGAACATTGTCGGCCCGATGCTGCCGGCCATCGTGGACAACCTGAAGCACCCGGATCCGTACGTCCATCGCAATGCGTTGTTGTGTTTGTCGAAAATCGCGGAGCGCTTCGGCACTGAGTGCGTGCTCTCCTCCACCGAGGACACTGAGCGCCTGCTGCTCGGCAACAGCGGAGCGTCCGTGAAGGCGCAGGCGTTCAACCTGCTGCGTCTCTGCGACCCCTCGCTGGCCGTGCAGTACCTGCTCGGGGTGGAGGGCACCATGCTCTCCTTCCCCGCTCGCTTCCACCTGGAGGTGCTCTCGTCCTTCTTCTGGCTGTATTCGTTAGACAGCCGCGTCCATTCCTTGATGATGCGCGTGACGCTGATGTTGATGGAGAACAGCCCTGACAACGACGTCCGCATGGAGGGCGCCCACATCATCTGCCGGATGAAGTCGACGCCCGTGGAGGCCCGCCGCGCCGCGGCGAGCGCTTTGATCAAGGTGTTGCTGGACGAGTCCGACCTTAATGTGAAGATGCTGGTCATTGAGAAGCTGAACACGCTGCACGCCCGTTCGTCGTCTCTGGGTGACGTGCCTAACGTGCTTGAGGAGCACGTGATGGACCTTGTGCGTGCTCTGAGCGGTTCCAGCCGTCACATCACCATGGGCCTACTATCTCTGGCGCTGCGTTCGGTCACCCGCCAGAACGCGGACGCGCTTTTGCAGAGCTTCAAGAAGGCGTTCACCACCGCGGAGGACATCGCGACTTACAGCCAGCGTCAGATTGCCCAATACCGCATCACGCTGATCAAGGCCATTCACTACACATGCGGTCTCTACCCGGAGCGTAGCGGGATCGTGTATGACATGTTGCTGGGCTATCTCAGCCATCGCCATGCGGAGACCGCCGAGGATTGCGCCATGTTCTTCAAGCAGCTGACGGAGCTGCTTCCCCAGCTGCGTGAGGAGACCATCGTGAAGCTGCTCACTTTCATAGACCTGATTCCCCACTCCAGCGTCCTGTCGGTTTGCTTCTGGGTCATCGGGGAGTACGCCGGCTCGGAGCAGCTTGCCTCGCACTGCTGCAACAAGATCTacgagctgctgtcgcCGTATCCGTTTGTGGTAGCTACTGGCTCCGACTCCGCCGCGGGGTCGCTTGATCGCGCGGGCACCAGCGGCAGCATTGGGCTAGGCGACGGCCAGGACGACAGTGGTGTGGCGACGCACACCGTGGTTCTGCAGGACGGAACTTACGGCGCACAACTGTCCGACAAGAAGGCCAGCACCCCCACTGCCACCACGTTGCGAGACATGCTTGTGGATACCTGCGACCCCCTGCTGTACTGCTcggtggcgcagtgctTGCTGAAGCTCTCTTTCGCCTGCAACGATACGGACTGCATCGCGAAGGCAACCCTCGTGGTCGCCAACCTCGTGCGGCTGGTCGGCCGGCCTCAATACGCGTCGGTCTACTCCCAGCGCCGTCTGCGCACCATCCTGAAGCTCTGCCTCGGCCTTCTGAAGGAGCGCGATAAATATCGCCCCCTCGTCCAGGAGTACATATCGGCTTCGTGCAGGAAGTGGTCGCCGGCTCAGTCGAGCATGCCCCTGGAGCCGAAGAGCGACGTTGATGAGCGCATCAGTTACAGCGTTCTGTTCGGCGAGGTGGGCGAGGACGAATGGTCCATCGAGGACGAGTCGGAGGTGGGCGGCGCCAATCCCGGTGACAACTACGAGATTGACAAGCTGCTCAGCACCGGCAATTCCATCTACAAGGTGCGAACTAAAGACGCCGACAAGCGTAACCTCGGCGCCGTCCACCAGTTCACCTCGTTGATGGACGCGCTGTACATCGAGACCACCTTGAACGTGATCACCACTAGGCTCTACCTCACCCTGTACCTGCGCAACACCACTGAGGTGATTCTGCAGAACATCCGCGTGGAGCTGTGCGCGAACGACCGCCTGGAGATGTCGTCCAGCATCCCCATCATCACCTTGGGCCCCGGCGAGAGCAGGGTTCTCCAGGTCAACTTCAAGCTGAAGCGCAGCCTGAACGACGTGATCTACGGCCACGTGTACTTCGACAAAGAGAAGTCCGGTATCCAGGAGTGCCTGCCGTTCAACCCCATGAGCGTTTGCATGTACGACTACGTGCAGCCCAGCTTCATCTCCCCCTCGCTGTTCCGCACCTACTGGACTGAATTCGAGTGGGAGCACAAGATCCAGATCCACCCCTCGAAGGCCGACCCTCTGGACCTGCTGCGCGGTCTGCTGCAGGTGACGCACATGACCGTGGTGTGTCCGGCGGCCCCGCCGACCCTCAAGAGCGCGCCCGGCCCCGCCGGCCAGGCCGAGTTCCTGTCGAAGTACATGGAGTACCTCAAGGTGCAGCCGGAACttgcggcgctgctgggtGACACGAGCTTCTTCGCGCTGAACTTGTTCTGCAGCACACCCCACG GAGAGGAGGCTCTGGCCAATTTGAGCGTTGTCAAGCAGAAGCAAGGGCTCTACTCGGGCTGCTTCAAGATCCGCTCGAGGACCGAG TCTGTGGCGCTCAGTCTGGGCGACCGCGTGTCGAGTCTGCAGcgcacatttgtaatttaG